The genomic region CTGCACATGTGGTAATGTTTCACATCCGTCTGAGGCACTTGCTTGAAGACATCATTGCATGTGATGATCCCACTTCTATGCAGGCTCTGCAACTTGTTGTCTCTAGCCAGATTCCTCTGCAACTGTGCAGCAAAGCGACAGGCCATGTGGACCTCCTAGCATCACACtcctgtaccatttgcataaagggatcagaactgtcaggcAGGTAACAGTCTACCCCCCATGATACAAGCCAGATACATTGACAtgatctgttgtaacccttAACTATTTTGTTTGAGACAAAGTTCTGTTGCGTGGATATGTTGACTTGTGTTGTGCTTGTCATAgtccatttcttctttgataGATGCCCTGCTGATTTGCAAATATGTGATTGGATCTAGTAAGCGGTGGATCCCTCTAAAAGGAAACAGAGCGATTGCTAAATACAGCCAAAGGGTGCTTGAATAGCgtcagaccagcacaaaagTTAGCAAAAGTATAGGTACATTGTTTCTGGTCATGTGATCTTGACGTTTAATCACGCGCATTAGTCCACCAtgtaaggcgaagatggcctaCTGTCGAGGCTAAAtagtgcagcagctgcatgttcCATAACCTAAAATTTAGTAGcagagggtttagcactttagtgctgcTTCATTATTAagtattattgtgtgtgtgtgtgtgtgtgtgtgtgtgtgtgtgtgtgtgtgtgtgtgtgtgtgtgtgtgtgtgtgtgtgtgtgtgtgtgtgtgtgtgtgtgtgtgtgtgtgtgtcgttatgcccctccataatgggcaagtggggttttaccccatctgggtgcccaccaacctggcaggtgagcccagcagggtacatgtttctgtgtagtccacacggcggtcaatgactagccaattcgattattactattgttgttgtagtattGACAATAAACGTATGTTTGAATAGATTTGCAATACGTGTGCAATGAAACACGAAGCACTCAAACTAGAGTGTTTGTGCTAGCAGCATCTGATATATATGCAGTGAGAATAACTAGTCTTAGAGAGAAAATTATGTTAACAAAGGAAGTTACTAAGGAgtcagttgttgttgtaattgttgttgttataatTAACATGCAATGTATTTCCTTTGCAATTGTCTAGTTCCGTATTTTTAGGGGTGTCCAGTTGATTGAACGAAATGAGGAAGTTTGCATTTTCTATGAGAAGTTGAACCTTCAAGgtaataattagtaaatatCCAACAGATGTTATTGGGACACCTTTGTGCTGTCTCTTCAGACACAATGATGCGCAGTGGAGATATTGAGATGCAAGGAAAGAGCGAAGAAATTAGGTTTATGACTATGGAAGTGAGTATAAAGCTAACACAAGTAGCATGAACATTTATCCAAGCACGACTACTAGTTCGTTACTGACAACCACACCATGCAATAGTGAATGTGAACTATTTAAGACAGTCTAAAGGCACTGGGTTGAAAGAAACTTCATGAATAAATACTACTAATGTACTACACTTTATGTTGCTGTGTATCGGTTGCTGGTATCTGTCCTGTAACATAGATATCTGATCTAAAGCGAGAAATTGATGTCTTGCGTTCTGCTGTCCCTAACAAACGAGGCACTGAGGATGGGCTTACAACTGTTCAGATCCAATTGGAACAATGTAAGGAAAGAATGGAAGAGCTGGAGGCACAGCTTCAATCTCCTTCAGCTCAGAACACTCGCCTCTTGGAGGGAGTCGATATGTCACTTGAAGATGCTGAAAGAAAGATTGAGGAGGTGCTGAATGAAATTCTGTCTTGTTTTAAGTTACATTCTAACTGTATGTATACTTCTTTGCATTTCTATTATTGGAAATTCCGAATGGTCTGTTTTCATTGTTGTATTCTGTTATTGATCTGTTATAACATGGTATCATGAAATGTAAAAAGTTTGTTTTACAGCTTGAAGTTCGGTTGGCTGACAAAGAGGAGTTGCTGTTAGAAAAAGAGCTTGTCCTAGAAGAGGTTTCCCGACTTTGTGAGAGGGCAAGGAAAAAGGCAGAGAGTGGTAAACAAGACACTCTTACCTTAGCAAAGAAAGTGAATGATTTCCAGTCTCAAATCAAGCTGACTACAAGGAAAATGATGGCTATAGTGTCAGAGCTATCAATGAATCAAGCCAATGTGCTTAAACTCGAGCAGTctgcaaaagaaaaggaaGCCAATCTGGAAATATGTAAATTAAGAATGGAGTGTGGGGAGTGCCCCAGTGACGAGGTAGAAAGGGAATGGAAGAAACAGGAATCAACAATGCAGACAAAggagacagacaagaaacagcAAAGGGAAGCCGGCGAGGATGCACAACAGTATGAATTAGCGAGTGGGGTATTCACCACAGCTGAGCCAAGACCGAATGCCTACATTCCTGAAGGAGATGGAGAATTACCACTACCCAAACCATACGGCGCACATGCACCATTCAAACCATCAGAACCCGGATCATCAATGAGACACATTAAGAAGCCAGTACAGAAACCAATAGAACTATAAATAAGTATAACTCATTATTTCAACactatagtacagtacaagatATTCAACTATAGTCACTATCTACTGCGCATCTTGTGTAGGTCGTCTCATGTAGAAAAGGTACCAGCCTCTCTTGTATCCAATAGCATGACCTCGGTTTGGCCAAAAATAAACTAGCTACTGTAGGCTGCATATGCAACTATAAGATAGCACACACTTTGGTGTGAACAGacgtttgtctatttcttGTATTTCTTTCAACAGTTACATTGCAGCTCTTCTTGGTCCTCACTGCTACTTCATCATTTGCAATTACAGTTGGGATTGTATGAGATTGAGCAACTGAACTTTTCCTATGCAACTGATGCAAAATAATACGGTATGTTCCTGTGACACTACTTCGGGAATTTGCCATAGATCCTTCTAAGTGTTCATCTGTTATACCATAATCATCCAATAGAGCTTGTGCTTCCACAGAGTTGTCATCAGTAACTCCATCGTGAGGGTGAAGAGCATACGGGGGAAGAGCAGCCGGAAAGTGTTCCCCAGCAAGCCAACTGTTTTGCATTATCTGATCTGTCGTTGCTCGTGTCTTTGAATTACACTGCAGAAGTGATGTAATAAGAGACTGACATTCAGTCGAAAGGAAGTCAGGCATCCTATACATTCCTGACAAAATACACTTTTTCATTTTTCCTACAGTGTCAGCATAAAACGGCATATTGCCTGTCACTATAAAATAGAGGATTACTCCACTTGCCCAAATATCAACAGGAAATCCAACATAGCTTTCATCTTGGAACAGTTCTGGGGCTGCATAGGGAGGAGACCCACAGTAGGTGTTAAGCAGATCTTGACAATTTGCTGTTGTACTGAATCCAAAGTCACAAACTTTCACCACACCATCAGATGAGAACATAA from Corticium candelabrum chromosome 10, ooCorCand1.1, whole genome shotgun sequence harbors:
- the LOC134185657 gene encoding serine/threonine-protein kinase NIM1-like — encoded protein: MASNGKQTESETGVRTSKLSAYEKLTRELEIDQKTIKEVTLGKRVGLYRVRGELGVGNFSQVKMGIHALTKERVAIKILDKTKMDSQTQRLLSREISCMERLHHPNIIRLYEVVETITKLHIVMECATGGELLARVSKEGRLREEDSKPIFAQIVAALHHMHEKEIVHRDMKADNIMFSSDGVVKVCDFGFSTTANCQDLLNTYCGSPPYAAPELFQDESYVGFPVDIWASGVILYFIVTGNMPFYADTVGKMKKCILSGMYRMPDFLSTECQSLITSLLQCNSKTRATTDQIMQNSWLAGEHFPAALPPYALHPHDGVTDDNSVEAQALLDDYGITDEHLEGSMANSRSSVTGTYRIILHQLHRKSSVAQSHTIPTVIANDEVAVRTKKSCNVTVERNTRNRQTSVHTKVCAIL